One genomic segment of Elgaria multicarinata webbii isolate HBS135686 ecotype San Diego chromosome 21, rElgMul1.1.pri, whole genome shotgun sequence includes these proteins:
- the ZFTA gene encoding zinc finger translocation-associated protein: protein MESPGLSIKQEPQDSGDAPFPDVTSESQNSGELSSVRPLRSSGNGLLRGNAKDPSVLLVGGRKYSDHCEERASRPGKSRIPGRDHRRYYHEHWRAEYLMDFNAARHGMICMVCGSSLATLKLSTIKRHIRQKHPYSLAWSSHEKEAIMSSWDAHLGLEAETDGARDSAEASDAPQGSHGGELSFGGARRRRRGPAPLSSRGGRRSSGLALKASSEGEARNLEQYLKESLQSWFQSEFLMDYDPQGNRLFCMMCGCSLPSLNLDDIKRHVMDAHPSSLGFGPSEKAAILEAWNSRASVLAAEGRSAGEASAEGDSDALPEDLTVKEMDPSPSPDRPAAEDGSEEAGPWDSEGGSPPAPARGRDHRRYFQEHWRVEYLMDYNGLRHGLVCMVCGSALATLKMSTIKRHIQQKHPDSMQLSHQVKALIVQEWSQKVARLADAEDSLPETDAEADKVEPQRARKSPSSPEGAHEDVAAVVGEEEEEEEEEEAAAAGRLAPSQRSPEVASPAAGTPSRRGQRRNYQLRWRVEYLMDYDEQRHGLICMVCGGTLATLKVSTIKRHILQVHRFSLEYTALEKQTILEAYAENEQPQNLGPPGRKAEEDDPGADSEPHDVKPNAQGAGERALGYNLPVCTA, encoded by the exons ATGGAGTCCCCCGGCCTCTCCATCAAACAGGAGCCCCAGGATTCAG GTGATGCGCCATTCCCGGACGTAACCTCCGAGTCTCAGAACAGCGGGGAGCTGAGCTCCGTCCGGCCGTTACGGTCCTCCGGGAACGGCCTCTTGCGCGGGAACGCCAAGGACCCCTCCGTCCTCCTCGTGGGAGGGCGGAAGTATTCGGACCACTGCGAAGAACGGGCGTCGCGGCCCGGGAAGAGCCGCATCCCCGGGCGGGACCACCGGCGCTACTACCACGAGCACTGGAGGGCCGAGTACCTGATGGACTTCAACGCCGCCCGGCACGGCATGATTTGCATGGTGTGCGGCAGCTCGCTGGCCACCCTGAAGCTGAGCACCATCAAGCGGCACATCCGGCAAAAACACCCCTACTCCTTGGCATGGAGTTCCCATGAGAAAGAGGCCATCATGAGCAGCTGGGATGCTCACCTGGGCCTGGAAGCCGAGACCGACGGAGCCAGGGACTCGGCGGAAGCGTCGGACGCGCCGCAAGGGAGCCACG GAGGGGAGCTGTCATTCGGCGGGGCCCGCAGGAGACGCCGGGGTCCAGCCCCGCTCTCCTCTCGTGGCGGCCGCCGGTCGTCCGGCCTGGCCTTGAAAGCCTCCTCGGAAGGGGAGGCCCGGAACCTGGAGCAGTACCTGAAAGAGTCCCTCCAGAGCTGGTTCCAGTCCGAATTCCTCATGGACTACGACCCGCAGGGCAACCGGCTCTTCTGCATGATGTGTGGCTGTTCCTTGCCTAGCCTCAACCTGGACGACATCAAGCGGCACGTGATGGACGCCCACCCCAGCTCGCTCGGCTTCGGCCCCTCCGAGAAGGCCGCCATCCTGGAGGCGTGGAACTCCCGGGCGTCGGTGCTGGCGGCTGAGGGCAGGAGTGCAGGGGAGGCGTCAGCAG agGGAGACTCGGATGCCCTCCCGGAGGACCTGACGGTGAAGGAGATGGACCCGTCTCCGTCACCAGACCGCCCCGCTGCCGAGGATGGGTCCGAAGAGGCCGGCCCTTGGGACTCGGAAGGGGGCAGCCCTCCGGCTCCGGCCCGGGGCAGGGACCACCGGCGCTACTTCCAGGAGCACTGGCGGGTGGAGTACCTGATGGACTACAACGGCTTGCGCCACGGGCTGGTGTGCATGGTTTGCGGCAGTGCCCTGGCCACACTCAAGATGAGCACCATCAAGCGGCACATTCAGCAGAAGCACCCGGACTCCATGCAGCTGAGTCACCAGGTCAAGGCCCTCATTGTGCAGGAGTGGAGCCAGAAGGTCGCGCGCCTGGCCGACGCGGAGGACTCCCTTCCCGAAACGGACGCCGAGGCGGACAAAG TGGAACCGCAGCGGGCTCGTAAGTCGCCCTCCTCTCCTGAAGGGGCTCACGAGGACGTGGCGGCGGTcgtgggagaggaagaggaggaggaggaggaggaagaggcggccgCGGCCGGAAGGCTTGCACCTTCTCAGCGGTCCCCGGAGGTGGCGTCTCCAGCGGCCGGCACCCCGTCCCGGCGCGGCCAGCGCCGGAACTACCAGCTGCGCTGGCGAGTGGAGTACCTGATGGACTACGACGAACAGCGGCACGGGCTGATCTGCATGGTGTGCGGGGGCACGCTGGCCACCCTCAAGGTCAGCACCATCAAGCGGCACATCCTCCAGGTCCACCGCTTCTCCCTGGAGTACACGGCCCTAGAGAAGCAGACCATCCTGGAGGCCTACGCGGAGAACGAGCAGCCCCAAAACCTCGGGCCGCCGGGCCGGAAGGCGGAGGAGGACGACCCCGGCGCGGACTCTGAGCCCCACGACGTCAAGCCGAACGCCCAAGGGGCCGGGGAGAGGGCGTTGGGTTACAACCTGCCTGTATGTACAGCGTAG